CCCGGCGCATCCATGACGCAAGAAGAGAAAATTCGCATTGCGTTGATGTTGGAAAAAATGCGCGTGGATGTAATCGAAGGCGGTTTCCCAATTGCCAGCCCCGGCGACTTCGAGGCGGTGAAAGCGATTGCCAGCCTTGTCAAAGACAGCACCATTTGCGGTTTGGCGCGTGCTTTGGAAAAGGATATTGACCGCGCGGCGGAAGCGATTAAGCCCGCGAATTCCGGGCGTATCCACACTTTTATTGCCACTTCACCGATCCACATGCAGAACAAATTGCGCATGACTCCCGATCAGGTGGTTGAACAGGCAATCTTTGCGGTGAAACGCGCCCGCAATTACACCGATGACGTGGAATTTTCGTGTGAAGATGCGGGGCGCTCCGAGTTCGATTTCCTTTGCCGCGTAATCGAAGCCGCGATTAATGCGGGGGCGCGTACCATCAATATTCCCGACACGGTGGGCTATCAGATTCCCTCGGTGTTTGGCGATATGGTCGGGCGTTTGATTGCGCATATTCCGAACGCTGACCAAGCAATCTTTTCGGTACATTGCCACAACGACCTCGGTTTGGCGGTGGGCAATTCCTTGGCGGCGGTGATGCAAGGCGCACGTCAGGTGGAATGTACTATCAACGGTTTAGGCGAACGCGCCGGGAACGCTTCCTTGGAAGAAGTGGTCATGGCGATTCGGGTGCGCCCCGACGTATTCCCGGTCGAAACCCGGATTGAAACCACACATATTGTGCCGACGTCGCGCTTGGTTTCCAGCGTCACCGGCTTTCCGGTACAGCCGAACAAAGCCATTGTGGGCGCGAATGCGTTTGCGCACGAATCCGGCATTCACCAAGACGGCGTATTAAAACACCGCGAAACCTACGAAATCATGCGGGCGCAAGACGTGGGTTGGTCAGACAATAAAATCGTGTTGGGCAAGCATTCCGGGCGTAATGCTTTCAAAACCCGCTTGCAAGAACTCAATATCGTGTTGAAATCTGAAGAAGAACTCAACACCGCTTTCTCACGCTTCAAAGATTTGGCTGATCGCAAACACGACATCTTCGACGAAGACTTGATGGTGTTAATGATGGATGCGCGTTCTGCTCAAGAATTGATGGCGTATGAATTGATTGCGTTGAATGTTTGCTCCACGACCGGCGAAGCACCAAACGCCAGCGTTACCCTAAAAGCCCACGGCAAAGAACAGACTGCCACGGCTATCGGTGGTGGCCCCGTCGATGCGGTCTACAAAGCCATCGAAAGCATTGTCGGGGAAACCGCGACGCTGGCGCTGTATTCCGTCAACAACATCACCAGCGGCACGGATGCGCAAGGCGAAGTCACGGTACGCTTGGATAAAGGTGGACGCATTATCCACGGTCACGGTGCGGATACCGATATTGTCATCGCTTCCGCCAAAGCCTATGTGGATGCGTGGAACAAACTCGCCAGCCAAGCGCTGCGCGAACACCCCCAGCACCATC
The sequence above is drawn from the Thiothrix subterranea genome and encodes:
- a CDS encoding 2-isopropylmalate synthase is translated as MSKDRLIIFDTTLRDGEQSPGASMTQEEKIRIALMLEKMRVDVIEGGFPIASPGDFEAVKAIASLVKDSTICGLARALEKDIDRAAEAIKPANSGRIHTFIATSPIHMQNKLRMTPDQVVEQAIFAVKRARNYTDDVEFSCEDAGRSEFDFLCRVIEAAINAGARTINIPDTVGYQIPSVFGDMVGRLIAHIPNADQAIFSVHCHNDLGLAVGNSLAAVMQGARQVECTINGLGERAGNASLEEVVMAIRVRPDVFPVETRIETTHIVPTSRLVSSVTGFPVQPNKAIVGANAFAHESGIHQDGVLKHRETYEIMRAQDVGWSDNKIVLGKHSGRNAFKTRLQELNIVLKSEEELNTAFSRFKDLADRKHDIFDEDLMVLMMDARSAQELMAYELIALNVCSTTGEAPNASVTLKAHGKEQTATAIGGGPVDAVYKAIESIVGETATLALYSVNNITSGTDAQGEVTVRLDKGGRIIHGHGADTDIVIASAKAYVDAWNKLASQALREHPQHHQGV